A single window of Salvia splendens isolate huo1 chromosome 6, SspV2, whole genome shotgun sequence DNA harbors:
- the LOC121809943 gene encoding uncharacterized protein LOC121809943 isoform X1 — MSLSAANQLQYHHSAARMSFSTISKPSNGTTWAIHRDSCTHRGSAPPRIRLAAKSSGGGVTADFEEGQLERPKWTGETPLSRLVRALISFKPLYSVMKLGARQVLISTAEKTSIPWRDMTKEILESDVYKEKDSIEDNSIVYPDYYLNPFHAYDEGNLSWLAAAEAEAATMSMVRRAVPSAPSLQEANQIVRGNWLQAIEDHHLKHSGGLQIGQILDIGCSVGVSTRFLAEEFPSAKITGLDLSPYFLAVAQRNDKRRNEGENRVRWVHGNGENTGLPSNSFDLVSIAYVFHECPQRAIKNMVEEALRLLRPGGTFAVTDNSPKSKILQELSPVLFTLMKSTEPFLDEYYLTDLEGVMKQAGFANVQTAMTDPRHTTVTATAPF; from the exons ATGAGCCTCTCCGCCGCCAACCAACTCCAATACCACCACTCCGCCGCAAGAATGTCATTCAGCACCATCTCAAAGCCCAGCAATGGTACTACTTGGGCCATCCATCGCGATTCTTGCACTCACAGAGGAAGTGCGCCGCCAAGAATCCGACTTGCGGCCAAGTCGAGTGGCGGCGGAGTGACGGCAGATTTCGAAGAGGGGCAGCTGGAGAGACCCAAATGGACCGGAGAGACGCCGCTTTCTCGGCTGGTCAGAGCCCTGATTTCCTTCAAACCCCTCTATTCTGTTATGAAGCTTGGCGCTAGACAAGTTTTGATCAG TACAGCTGAGAAAACAAGCATTCCTTGGAGGGATATGACTAAGGAGATTTTGGAGTCTGATGTTTACAAGGAAAAAGATTCCATTGAAGATAACTCAATCGTTTATCCAGATT ATTATCTCAATCCTTTCCATGCATATGATGAGGGGAACCTTTCTTGGCTG GCTGCAGCAGAAGCAGAGGCGGCCACCATGTCAATGGTCAGAAGGGCTGTACCTTCTGCCCCATCCCTCCAAGAAGCAAACCAAATTGTTCGCGGAAATTGGCTCCAAGCTATAGAAGACCATCATTTGAAGCACTCCGGAGGCTTGCAAATTGGTCAAATTCTTGATATTGGATGCTCAGTTGGCGTCAGCACGCGTTTTCTTGCTGAAGAGTTCCCCTCCGCCAAAATAACT GGACTCGATTTATCTCCTTACTTCCTTGCTGTTGCTCAACGCAACGATAAGAGGAGAAATGAGGGGGAGAATAGAGTGAGATGGGTCCATGGAAATGGTGAAAACACGGGGTTGCCCTCAAACTCCTTCGACCTTGTTTCAATTGCTTATGTG TTTCATGAGTGCCCTCAAAGAGCAATCAAGAATATGGTGGAGGAAGCTCTCCGGCTGCTTAGACCGGGTGGCACGTTTGCTGTGACAGATAACTCG CCAAAATCCAAGATTCTTCAG GAACTATCACCGGTGCTGTTCACGTTGATGAAGAGCACGGAGCCTTTTCTGGACGAGTACTATCTGACGGATCTTGAAGGAGTGATGAAGCAAGCCGGCTTCGCCAACGTGCAGACAGCCATGACAGATCCTAGGCACACAACTGTCACTGCTACGGCGCCATTTTGA
- the LOC121806885 gene encoding 8-hydroxyquercetin 8-O-methyltransferase-like has protein sequence MALPNAVDPRQELLDAQSHVWNLIFSYISSMSLKSAIQLGIPDAIHKHNKPITLCELANALSINKAKSPALFRLMRILVHSKIFDKVSISKDEGEGDDEEVAYSLTSASRLLLREEPLSFAPFALAMIDPILADPFHQVTEWFKDECTSPFSTRNGRCLFEFIGNDSVFNQVFNEGMASDARFVGSILVDKCKHVFEGLTTLVDVGGGTGTVAKVVADTFPGLKCVVLELPHVVAGLEGSENLSFVSGDMFEFIPPANALFFKWIFHDWSDEDCIKILERCKEAIISSKKKGGKVIIVEMVVDCQKQEDEGIETQLCMDMLMMTVTTGKERSEKEWAKLFHAAGFPNYKITPILGLRSVIEVFLS, from the exons ATGGCGTTGCCTAATGCTGTAGATCCCAGGCAAGAGCTTCTGGATGCTCAATCTCATGTTTGGAATCTCATATTCAGCTATATAAGCTCAATGTCCCTTAAATCCGCGATTCAGTTAGGCATACCCGATGCCATCCACAAACACAATAAACCTATCACACTTTGTGAATTGGCCAACGCCCTCTCCATCAACAAAGCCAAATCCCCCGCCCTCTTTCGCCTTATGCGAATTCTTGTCCATTCCAAGATCTTCGACAAGGTTAGCATCTCTAAAGACGAGGGCGAGGGGGACGACGAGGAAGTGGCCTATTCGCTCACAAGTGCTTCGCGTCTCTTGCTGAGAGAAGAGCCCTTGAGCTTCGCCCCTTTCGCGCTCGCCATGATTGATCCCATCTTAGCGGATCCGTTCCATCAAGTGACCGAATGGTTTAAAGATGAATGCACATCTCCATTCTCTACCAGAAATGGGAGgtgtttatttgaatttatagGAAACGATAGTGTTTTTAATCAAGTGTTCAATGAAGGAATGGCGAGTGATGCGAGGTTTGTGGGAAGCATACTTGTGGATAAATGCAAGCATGTTTTTGAGGGTTTGACAACTTTGGTGGATGTGGGTGGTGGCACTGGCACTGTGGCAAAGGTCGTTGCAGACACCTTTCCCGGCTTGAAATGCGTGGTGCTCGAGCTCCCCCACGTGGTTGCCGGGCTTGAGGGATCTGAGAATCTGAGCTTTGTTAGTGGAGACATGTTTGAGTTCATTCCACCAGCTAATGCACTTTTCTTCAAA TGGATATTCCATGACTGGAGCGATGAAGATTGTATTAAGATTTTGGAAAGATGCAAAGAAGCAATAATTTCAAGCAAGAAGAAAGGTGGAAAAGTGATTATAGTGGAAATGGTAGTGGATTGTCAGAAACAAGAAGATGAGGGCATTGAAACACAGCTATGTATGGATATGTTGATGATGACTGTGACTACTGGAAAAGAGAGAAGTGAGAAAGAGTGGGCTAAGCTCTTTCATGCAGCTGGCTTCCCAAATTACAAGATCACTCCTATCTTAGGGTTGAGGTCTGTAATCGAGGTATTTCTGTCATGA
- the LOC121809242 gene encoding 8-hydroxyquercetin 8-O-methyltransferase-like, whose amino-acid sequence MKKVLSTPSTKMAFLNGLESTQDLLDAQAHVWSHTFNYINSMSLKCAVQLGIPDAIHKHGAPMTLSQLADALSINNTKSNGLFRLMRILVHSKFFDKVKALSEDEDKEEEEAYCLTLASRFLVRDEPLSMATFVVAMIDPTFVDPFHHVSEWFGDDNPSPFFTKNGRNVWEYARVEQSFNQLFNEAMTTDARLVTSILVQECKQVFEGLEMMVDVGGGTGIVARGVGAAFPGLKCVVLDLPHVVAGLEGSDKLSFVGGDMFQFIPNADAVFLKWILHDWNDEECVRILKKCKEAIAGSKKNGKKVIIVDIIVGDKGEDDKTTESKLLFDGMMMAEVTGKERSEKEWANLFYTSGFQKYNITPLGLRSVIEVFP is encoded by the exons ATGAAAAAAGTATTATCAACTCCTTCCACAAAAATGGCATTCCTTAATGGCTTAGAGTCTACACAAGATCTCCTCGACGCCCAAGCTCATGTCTGGAGCCACACTTTCAACTACATAAACTCGATGTCCCTAAAATGTGCGGTTCAATTAGGCATACCCGACGCCATCCACAAACACGGCGCCCCTATGACGCTTTCCCAACTAGCCGATGCCCTCTCCATCAACAACACCAAATCCAACGGCCTTTTTCGTCTAATGCGGATTCTAGTCCATTCCAAGTTCTTTGACAAGGTCAAGGCCTTGTCTGAGGACGAGGacaaggaagaggaagaggctTATTGTCTCACACTTGCTTCTCGTTTCCTTGTGAGAGACGAGCCCTTGAGCATGGCGACTTTTGTAGTCGCCATGATCGACCCCACCTTCGTCGATCCATTCCATCACGTGAGTGAATGGTTTGGCGACGATAACCCCTCTCCATTTTTCACTAAAAATGGGAGAAATGTTTGGGAGTATGCTCGGGTCGAGCAAAGCTTCAATCAACTGTTTAACGAGGCAATGACGACTGATGCAAGACTTGTGACTAGCATACTTGTTCAAGAATGCAAGCAAGTTTTCGAAGGGCTGGAAATGATGGTGGACGTCGGAGGTGGCACGGGTATCGTGGCGAGAGGCGTGGGGGCCGCCTTCCCGGGCTTGAAATGTGTTGTGCTGGATCTACCACATGTTGTTGCTGGCTTGGAAGGGTCTGACAAGTTGAGCTTTGTTGGTGGGGACATGTTTCAGTTCATTCCGAATGCAGATGCAGTTTTTCTCAAG TGGATTTTGCATGACTGGAATGACGAAGAATGTGTTAGAATActaaagaaatgtaaagaagCCATAGCGGGGAGTAAGAAGAATGGAAAGAAGGTGATTATTGTGGATATAATTGTGGGTGATAAAGGAGAAGATGATAAAACAACTGAATCAAAGCTCCTTTTTGATGGTATGATGATGGCTGAGGTTACAGGGAAAGAAAGAAGTGAGAAAGAGTGGGCCAACCTCTTCTATACTTCTGGATTCCAAAAATATAATATCACTCCCTTAGGATTAAGGTCTGTTATAGAGGTTTTTCCTTAG
- the LOC121809943 gene encoding demethylmenaquinone methyltransferase-like isoform X2 gives MTKEILESDVYKEKDSIEDNSIVYPDYYLNPFHAYDEGNLSWLAAAEAEAATMSMVRRAVPSAPSLQEANQIVRGNWLQAIEDHHLKHSGGLQIGQILDIGCSVGVSTRFLAEEFPSAKITGLDLSPYFLAVAQRNDKRRNEGENRVRWVHGNGENTGLPSNSFDLVSIAYVFHECPQRAIKNMVEEALRLLRPGGTFAVTDNSPKSKILQELSPVLFTLMKSTEPFLDEYYLTDLEGVMKQAGFANVQTAMTDPRHTTVTATAPF, from the exons ATGACTAAGGAGATTTTGGAGTCTGATGTTTACAAGGAAAAAGATTCCATTGAAGATAACTCAATCGTTTATCCAGATT ATTATCTCAATCCTTTCCATGCATATGATGAGGGGAACCTTTCTTGGCTG GCTGCAGCAGAAGCAGAGGCGGCCACCATGTCAATGGTCAGAAGGGCTGTACCTTCTGCCCCATCCCTCCAAGAAGCAAACCAAATTGTTCGCGGAAATTGGCTCCAAGCTATAGAAGACCATCATTTGAAGCACTCCGGAGGCTTGCAAATTGGTCAAATTCTTGATATTGGATGCTCAGTTGGCGTCAGCACGCGTTTTCTTGCTGAAGAGTTCCCCTCCGCCAAAATAACT GGACTCGATTTATCTCCTTACTTCCTTGCTGTTGCTCAACGCAACGATAAGAGGAGAAATGAGGGGGAGAATAGAGTGAGATGGGTCCATGGAAATGGTGAAAACACGGGGTTGCCCTCAAACTCCTTCGACCTTGTTTCAATTGCTTATGTG TTTCATGAGTGCCCTCAAAGAGCAATCAAGAATATGGTGGAGGAAGCTCTCCGGCTGCTTAGACCGGGTGGCACGTTTGCTGTGACAGATAACTCG CCAAAATCCAAGATTCTTCAG GAACTATCACCGGTGCTGTTCACGTTGATGAAGAGCACGGAGCCTTTTCTGGACGAGTACTATCTGACGGATCTTGAAGGAGTGATGAAGCAAGCCGGCTTCGCCAACGTGCAGACAGCCATGACAGATCCTAGGCACACAACTGTCACTGCTACGGCGCCATTTTGA
- the LOC121808750 gene encoding uncharacterized protein LOC121808750, whose amino-acid sequence MAERRYGSRRGDARGSGRGGGLGDLPNEEAARQRDLHDIENDDLRQQVRDLQRDIENGDLRQQIRDLQRRLARLEKRRGKSNPMRSNASERRSVDDPLFNDVQRGQSKPVYDKDILSMPVYDKSIYDEDILSMPVVYDTPVYDEDIFYELSGLISGSPPLSVIFGNAVEDEGVVVDDDEEYDEDIFNNGAADEDNTASVVLIEDIMEKLVKETFVSKAAGDSYVINTKKNFDYEFDAVKEEVDLQVGFGILDQDPVKEFGFVGHEFDGYSKRMMHDIQNWNWFVKEEVRDGEDDDDRDKADSRIDSRTSLFQEGEYDAVTEDKSWRLRKWSIIEGDAWGYTHRSEAFITKDDKDDHDSTPEGENPWDDQIQGERVTDVKEANHRVAHTVDEESGGIYLN is encoded by the exons ATGGCTGAACGTAGATATGGCAGCAGACGTGGCGATGCTCGTGGTAGCGGTCGTGGTGGGGGACTTGGTGATCTCCCAAACGAAGAGGCTGCGCGACAGCGTGATCTGCACGACATCGAGAACGATGATCTGAGACAACAGGTTCGAGACCTCCAACGCGACATCGAGAACGGTGATCTGCGACAACAGATTCGAGACCTACAGCGACGATTGGCGCGATTGGAGAAGCGTCGGGGAAAATCCAACCCGATGAGATCTAATGCGTCAGAGCGTCGTTCTGTGGACGATCCGTTATTCAACGACGTCCAACGTGGCCAGTCTAAGCCTGTATACGACAAGGATATATTGTCGATGCCGGTGTATGACAAGTCCATATACGACGAGGATATATTGTCGATGCCGGTGGTGTATGATACACCTGTATACGATGAGGATATATTCTATGAGCTCTCCGGATTGATCAGCGGATCGCCACCTCTTTCCGTAATATTTGGCAACGCTGTCGAAGATGAGGGCGTTGTCGTCGATGACGATGAGGAGTACGACGAGGACATCTTCAATAATGGAGCAGCTGATGAAGATAATACAGCATCAGTGGTCTTGATTGAAGACATTATGGAAAAACTTGTGAAGGAAACTTTTGTATCTAAAGCTGCAGGAGATAGTTATGTCATTAATACAAAAAAGAATTTTGACTATGAGTTTGATGCTGTAAAAGAAGAAGTCGATTTGCAAGTGGGTTTTGGTATTTTGGATCAGGATCCTGTTAAAGAATTTGGTTTTGTGGGGCACGagtttgatggatattcgaaaAGGATGATGCACGATATCCAGAATTGGAATTGGTTTGTTAAGGAGGAAGTGcgagatggagaagatgatgatgatcgTGACAAAGCAGACTCGAGGATAGACTCGAGGACGAGTCTTTTTCAAGAAGGGGAGTATGATGCAGTTACAGAAGATAAGTCTTGGAGGCTAAGAAAA TGGTCAATCATTGAGGGCGACGCGTGGGGCTACACACATCGTTCCGAGGCGTTCATTACCAAAG ACGATAAAGACGATCATGATTCCACGCCTGAAGGAGAGAATCCATGGGATGATCAAATTCAAGGGGAGCGAGTGACGGATG TTAAAGAAGCGAATCACCGAGTTGCTCACACCGTAGATGaggaatcgg GTGGTATATACTTAAATTAA
- the LOC121809942 gene encoding serine/threonine-protein kinase EDR1-like: MDMEDMRDANQPSEQNSLIGSWWPSDFAESFGSISLESRNENLRRKEYNNKEKYDRLSYKRASQILWSTGMLSEPIPNGFYSAVPDKKLKELYEDIPTLEELNALEHEGLRADVILVDAEKDKKLSMLKQLIVALVKGLNSNAAAVIKKIAGLVSDFYKRSNSEISPKKAAQEESSHLSESRGVQLLGQIRHATCRPRAILFKVLADAVGLESRLVVGLPTEGTSECVDSHKHMSVSVVLNSVELVVDLMRFPGQLMPRSTKAIFMSHISAAGESDSAENDSCDSPMEPNSPLYGVSERLDPERTEKDDGLLYQRRLEAYSNAAGPSLRNMMLRSNSVDRKLSLSRSEPNIAATFWRRSRRKVIAEQRTASSSPEHPSLRSRGRSMLSGDNKSFREYSVDDGTSRSEGASSPDTRRLRRRSISMTPEIGDDIVRAVRAMNESLKQNRLLREQGGSGSSNSGQPEEVNDTQPDDRSKLYDNNSTIYVTQGQHSSQKAMSLPSSPHEFRSQTPEHSGIPRVNEEMVSTWNRVLDSPMFQNKPLLPYDEWNIDFSELTVGTRVGIG, encoded by the exons ATGGACATGGAGGATATGCGAGATGCTAATCAACCTTCAGAGCAGAATTCTCTTATTGGTTCATGGTGGCCTTCAGATTTTGCTGAGAGTTTTGGATCTATATCCTTAGAGTCTAGAAATGAGAATCTAAGGAGAAAAGAATACAATAACAAAGAGAAGTATGACAGATTATCATATAAAAGAGCATCACAAATCCTATGGAGCACAGGAATGCTTTCTGAACCAATTCCAAATGGTTTCTACTCTGCTGTACCA GATAAAAAGCTCAAGGAACTATATGAAGATATACCTACGTTGGAGGAGCTTAATGCTTTGGAGCATGAGGGTTTGAGGGCGGATGTTATCCTTGTAGATGCTGAGAAGGATAAGAAGCTTTCTATGCTAAAACAGTTGATTGTAGCTCTGGTTAAGGGTCTAAACTCGAATGCTGCCGCTGTAATAAAGAAAATTGCTGGATTG GTATCTGATTTCTACAAGCGGTCAAATTCAGAAATAAGCCCCAAGAAAGCTGCCCAGGAAGAATCCTCACATCTATCTGAAAGTCGAGGTGTGCAACTTCTGGGTCAAATACGGCACGCTACGTGCAGACCTCGAGCAATATTATTCAAAGTTCTTGCTGATGCTGTAGGACTGGAGAGTAGGCTGGTGGTG GGTTTACCCACTGAAGGAACTTCTGAGTGTGTGGACTCCCACAAACATATGTCTGTGTCAGTGGTTTTGAATTCTGTAGAATTGGTGGTTGATTTGATGCGGTTTCCTGGCCAACTGATGCCTCGGTCAACCAAAGCTATCTTTATGTCTCACATATCTGCTGCCGGGGAGAGCGATTCTGCAGAAAATGATTCTTGTGATTCACCAATGGAACCGAACAGCCCCTTGTATGGGGTTTCAGAGCGACTTGATCCTGAAAG AACTGAGAAAGATGATGGCCTGCTGTATCAACGAAGGCTGGAAGCTTATTCAAATGCAGCAGGGCCTTCATTAAGAAATATGATGCTGCGGTCAAATTctgttgatagaaaactgag CTTGTCGCGCAGTGAACCTAACATAGCCGCTACATTTTGGCGAAGGAGTAGGAGAAAGGTCATTGCTGAACAAAGGACTGCAAGTTCAAG CCCAGAGCATCCTTCACTTCGTTCACGTGGTCGTTCCATGCTTAGTGGCGATAACAAATCTTTCAGAGAGTATTCTGTTGATGATGGTACATCCAG GTCAGAGGGGGCATCATCACCAGACACACGTCGGCTTAGAAGAAGAAGCATTAGCATGACCCCTGAGATTGGTGACGACATTGTAAG GGCTGTGAGAGCAATGAATGAATCACTAAAGCAAAATCGTCTTTTAAGAGAACAAGGTGGAAGTGGCTCATCTAATTCAGGTCAACCAGAAGAG GTTAATGACACTCAACCTGATGACCGTTCCAAATTGTATGATAATAACTCAACTATATATGTCACTCAGGGGCAGCACAGTTCCCAGAAAGCAATGTCATTACCTTCATCTCCACATGAGTTCAGAAGTCAGACCCCAGAACACAGTGGGATTCCCAGGGTAAATGAGGAAATGGTTTCAACATGGAACAGAGTTCTGGACTCACCAATGTTCCAGAATAAACCTCTGCTGCCATATGATGAGTGGAATATTGATTTCTCGGAGTTAACTGTAGGCACTCGCGTTGGAATTGGTTAG
- the LOC121809948 gene encoding heavy metal-associated isoprenylated plant protein 28-like — MRVHMCCAGCESKIKKALHKVKGVEEVDIDMSLQKVTASGWADQKKVLKSVRKTGRRAELWQFPYNPEMRNHNFTGHHDHNGTNYGGPSSFYASQTSGSSYNYYKHGYNNHDHTRMHHSASSTIFGGRTGDTFSDENPRGCSIM, encoded by the exons ATGCGTGTGCATATGTGTTGCGCCGGATGTGAGAGCAAGATCAAGAAAGCCCTCCATAAGGTCAA AGGAGTTGAAGAAGTAGATATAGACATGAGCCTACAGAAGGTGACAGCAAGCGGATGGGCTGATCAAAAGAAAGTCCTAAAAAGCGTTAGGAAGACCGGAAGAAGGGCCGAGTTGTGGCAATTTCCATACAATCCGGAGATGCGTAACCACAATTTCACGGGTCACCACGACCACAACGGAACCAATTACGGTGGCCCTTCGAGCTTCTACGCGTCTCAGACATCAGGGTCTTCCTACAACTACTACAAGCACGGCTACAACAATCACGATCATACTCGGATGCATCATAGTGCAAGCTCCACTATATTTGGAGGTCGAACGGGCGATACCTTTAGCGATGAAAATCCTCGTGGATGTTCTATAATGTAG
- the LOC121809946 gene encoding B3 domain-containing protein REM21-like produces the protein MIGGDWYFRDGWAKFADDNKIKGGDMFIYEYFSHGLLDFKIHGGNACLTEGAGGRITHTPDYDPIGEVDTHENHDDNYGHDSPPEEENNPRDDDIQGERVTDGVASSSIATRRRDWYGAELMKTGFIPPPRNPYFVTKKRRGRVYELYIPVDVIKCFNLNLPENVTLIDPKGRQFPAKRKMWADQRIFYIGGWKSLCSENLVEDKDSCICEFLYNADNLCISVSFFPPK, from the exons ATGATTGGTGGGGATTGGTACTTCAGAGATGGTTGGGCAAAATTTGCTGATGATAATAAGATAAAAGGAGGGGATATGTTCATATATGAATATTTCTCTCACGGTTTACTCGACTTCAAAATTCATGGAGGCAATGCTTGCTTAACTGAAGGTGCCGGAGGTCGGATTACTCATACACCTGATTATGATCCTATCGGTGAAGTAGACACACATGAGAATCATG ACGATAATTACGGTCATGATTCCCCGCCCGAAGAAGAGAATAATCCAAGGGATGATGATATTCAAGGGGAGCGGGTCACGGATG GTGTGGCCAGTTCTAGCATAGCAACCCGTCGCCGCGACTGGTACGGTGCAGAGCTCATGAAAACCGGGTTCATTCCACCGCCCCGGAATCCTTATTTCGTGACCAAAAAACGAAGAGGCAGAGTTTATGAATTA TATATACCCGTGGATGTGATCAAATGCTTCAACCTGAATCTCCCTGAGAATGTGACGCTCATcgacccaaaaggaaggcagtTTCCTGCCAAACGCAAGATGTGGGCGGACCAGAGGATTTTCTACATTGGAGGCTGGAAAAGCCTTTGTAGTGAGAACTTGGTGGAAGACAAAGACTCGTGCATCTGCGAGTTCTTGTATAACGCCGACAATCTATGCATCAGCGTAAGCTTCTTTCCCCCAAAATAG